The following proteins are co-located in the Echinicola sp. 20G genome:
- a CDS encoding FecR family protein, whose product MEKKTLYKLINNQLSEEEKKEVHYWLSRPDSQRELKRILKNDWDQFGLEINKKDKPFLPVLLKIHDKINQRGESKSHNFIRRIWQEYRKFAAIIVFILFAGYAILYMVNNQPASIQNTSTARPLMTRSTGPGEKLTLILPDKSKIILNSISEISLPQDFGKNDRKVTLDGEAYFEIAPNKSKPFKVSSGKIETTALGTSFNIISRHDHTQVALIEGKVSVESSNDKIILNPGQDATLDSRDNGSIKIGSFDPYSLTAWKEGKITIDNKSLNDIFSTLERWYGVEISILNIDTSQRISGTFANENLESILSGLSFSMDFKFEINDKNVTIKK is encoded by the coding sequence TTGGAAAAAAAGACTTTATACAAACTAATCAATAATCAACTTTCTGAAGAAGAAAAGAAAGAGGTTCATTATTGGCTTTCAAGGCCTGATTCCCAAAGAGAGCTTAAACGGATCCTTAAAAATGATTGGGATCAATTTGGTCTGGAAATTAACAAAAAGGATAAACCCTTTCTCCCGGTACTTCTAAAAATTCACGATAAAATAAATCAAAGGGGTGAGTCCAAAAGTCACAATTTTATCAGACGGATCTGGCAAGAGTACAGAAAATTTGCTGCTATCATAGTATTTATACTCTTTGCAGGCTATGCTATTTTATATATGGTGAACAATCAGCCAGCAAGCATCCAAAACACCTCTACTGCAAGACCACTAATGACTCGATCCACAGGGCCAGGAGAAAAACTAACATTAATCCTCCCCGACAAAAGTAAAATCATTCTCAACTCAATTTCAGAAATTTCTTTACCCCAGGATTTTGGAAAAAATGATCGAAAAGTAACCTTGGACGGTGAAGCCTATTTTGAAATTGCTCCCAATAAGAGTAAGCCGTTCAAGGTCTCCTCAGGTAAAATTGAGACTACGGCTTTGGGTACTTCTTTTAATATCATTTCAAGACACGACCATACCCAAGTGGCACTAATAGAGGGCAAAGTTAGTGTTGAATCCTCAAATGATAAGATAATTTTAAATCCAGGTCAAGACGCAACCCTTGATTCACGGGATAATGGCAGTATTAAAATCGGTTCGTTTGATCCATATAGTTTAACTGCCTGGAAGGAAGGAAAAATCACTATTGACAATAAATCGTTAAACGATATTTTTTCCACCCTCGAAAGATGGTATGGAGTTGAAATTTCAATTTTAAACATAGATACAAGCCAAAGGATTTCCGGGACTTTTGCTAATGAAAATTTGGAAAGTATTCTATCCGGACTCTCCTTTTCTATGGATTTTAAATTTGAAATAAATGATAAAAATGTAACAATAAAAAAATAG
- a CDS encoding TonB-dependent receptor, with protein MKLKLLYLIKMVSKNLLYASILQIFCLSTLMASNINAQIKPIDKTYITLEGHNWKVKDFFLYLEKETDYYFVYPQSLKLEEREVHVSGGKRTVNEILTEIAKKEKIRFKQVNNSIYVARGSQSSSEGAIPIKIQKSTITGTIKDKDDIPIPGVTIRIEGTTTGTVSDINGEFSIQADSGNILIISYIGYQTQRIQISNESHLSLILEEDLSSLEEVVVIGYGTQNKRDLTGAISQVEAEQLENENPNAIQDILRGNVAGVNVVGYSTSAKGTDASFRIRGQNSLNASTSPLIVLDGVIYYGDLSDINPNDIKTMDVLKDASSAAVYGAKAASGVIVITTKNAKSPKSSINFNANVGLSTLANDMPVYQGNDFLSWREDVMESINVNHQPFQFSDPRTLPSDITVDDWLAYDGSDGDPIDVWLARIGLQPIEIENYKLGRSINWYDKVFRTAKRQDYNISISGKKEDASYYWSLGYLDNEGIIVGDKFSNIRSRLKVDLDVTNYLSVGVNTQFALRDESQVSADWWQITQASPWGSEFNEDGSLRFSPQDDPGGNSRNPFLSMEYLDKKRDFYTLNTVLYAKLNLPFGLSFQTNFTPRLEWHRDLEHMSVEHPDWTARGGRARRYNHQVYYWQLDNILSWKKTFGDHHLEFTGLLNAEKYQFWSDQMSNIGFDPHDGLGYHNMGSGSTPEISSNDEYSTGDALMGRLFYSFKDKYLLTVTTRRDGYSAFGQMSPRATFSSYGLGWVFSDESFINLDWLDYGKLRFSWGANGNRDIGRYVALTDLNSSKYLYSSLDGTLYQSTQLYVNRMNNRNLKWEETESYNLGLDFSILKNILEGNIETYISTTSNLLVQRSLPDILGFSNVWDNLGEVKNKGIEITLTSNNIKRENFSWSTSGNFTTNSNKIVSLYGTMEDVLDENGNVIGQKEADDISNGWFIGRAIGEVWDYRVLGVWQENEAEEASKYGVRPGDFKVYDKNGDYQYTNDDKEFIGQYRPKIRWSIRNKFTFFKYFDASFMLYASSGHINTYNQAKNNSGFLDRNNSFVQTYWTPENPVNDYARLYSSNGSANFNIYRSKNFIRLDNISLAYSAPKSLAEKLKLNRFKAYMTVRNVAVFSPDWVYWDPENSGPTPRSFTLGIDITL; from the coding sequence ATGAAATTAAAACTACTGTACCTAATAAAGATGGTATCCAAAAACCTGCTGTATGCATCTATTTTGCAAATTTTCTGCCTATCAACCTTAATGGCCAGCAATATTAATGCACAAATAAAACCCATAGACAAAACCTATATCACGCTAGAAGGCCATAACTGGAAGGTCAAAGATTTCTTCCTTTATTTAGAAAAGGAAACTGACTATTATTTCGTGTATCCCCAAAGCTTAAAGCTTGAAGAAAGGGAAGTGCATGTTTCAGGAGGGAAAAGAACCGTCAATGAAATTCTTACTGAGATTGCAAAAAAGGAAAAAATAAGATTCAAACAAGTCAATAATTCAATTTATGTTGCAAGGGGCTCACAAAGTTCATCTGAAGGGGCTATTCCAATAAAAATTCAAAAATCCACGATTACAGGGACCATAAAGGACAAAGATGACATCCCTATTCCGGGGGTTACCATCAGGATTGAGGGAACAACCACTGGAACTGTTTCCGATATCAATGGAGAATTTTCGATTCAAGCTGATAGCGGGAACATACTCATCATTTCATATATCGGTTATCAGACCCAACGCATTCAAATTTCAAATGAAAGCCACCTCAGTCTCATCCTTGAAGAAGACCTTTCATCCTTGGAGGAGGTCGTAGTAATAGGCTATGGTACCCAGAACAAAAGGGATTTAACAGGGGCTATTTCCCAGGTAGAGGCTGAACAATTAGAAAATGAAAATCCAAATGCCATTCAGGACATTCTAAGAGGTAATGTTGCGGGAGTAAACGTTGTTGGTTACAGTACTTCTGCCAAAGGAACTGATGCAAGTTTTAGGATACGGGGGCAAAACTCATTGAATGCTTCCACTTCTCCCTTAATCGTTTTGGACGGGGTTATATATTACGGGGACCTTTCTGATATCAACCCAAATGACATCAAGACAATGGATGTTCTAAAGGATGCAAGTTCGGCGGCAGTATATGGGGCAAAAGCGGCTAGCGGGGTAATTGTAATCACTACCAAGAACGCCAAATCTCCAAAATCCAGTATTAATTTCAATGCAAATGTAGGGCTATCAACCTTGGCCAATGACATGCCGGTTTATCAGGGAAATGATTTCCTAAGTTGGAGGGAAGACGTTATGGAAAGTATCAATGTTAACCACCAGCCCTTTCAGTTTTCTGATCCCAGAACTCTTCCAAGTGACATCACTGTAGATGATTGGTTAGCCTATGATGGATCAGATGGTGACCCCATAGATGTTTGGTTAGCAAGAATCGGTCTCCAGCCCATTGAAATCGAAAACTATAAGTTGGGTCGTAGTATTAACTGGTATGATAAAGTCTTTAGAACAGCAAAACGCCAGGATTATAATATAAGTATTTCAGGCAAAAAAGAGGATGCCTCCTACTATTGGTCTTTGGGCTATTTAGATAATGAAGGTATTATTGTAGGGGATAAATTTTCCAATATAAGATCACGACTAAAGGTAGATCTGGACGTTACCAACTACTTGAGTGTTGGGGTCAACACTCAGTTTGCATTAAGAGATGAGAGTCAGGTCAGTGCAGATTGGTGGCAAATTACACAAGCTTCTCCTTGGGGTTCAGAGTTCAACGAAGATGGATCATTACGATTCAGCCCACAAGATGATCCAGGGGGAAATTCCAGAAACCCTTTTTTAAGTATGGAGTACCTTGATAAAAAAAGGGATTTCTACACTTTAAACACAGTTCTATATGCCAAGCTCAACTTGCCTTTTGGCCTGTCATTTCAAACCAATTTTACACCAAGGCTTGAGTGGCACCGGGACCTTGAACATATGTCTGTCGAACATCCTGATTGGACAGCCCGGGGAGGCAGGGCACGAAGGTATAACCACCAGGTTTATTATTGGCAATTGGACAACATACTTTCCTGGAAAAAAACTTTTGGGGACCATCATTTGGAATTTACAGGCTTGTTGAATGCTGAAAAATACCAATTCTGGTCTGATCAAATGAGCAACATAGGTTTTGATCCACATGATGGGTTGGGATATCACAATATGGGATCAGGAAGTACGCCGGAGATTTCCAGTAATGATGAATACAGTACAGGGGATGCTTTAATGGGCCGACTCTTTTATTCCTTTAAGGACAAATACCTACTTACAGTCACAACACGTCGAGACGGCTACTCCGCATTTGGGCAAATGAGCCCAAGAGCAACCTTTTCATCCTATGGGCTGGGCTGGGTATTTTCCGATGAATCCTTCATCAATTTGGACTGGCTGGATTACGGGAAATTAAGGTTCTCATGGGGAGCAAATGGAAATAGAGATATTGGAAGATATGTTGCACTTACCGACCTAAATTCCTCCAAGTACCTGTACTCCTCCTTGGACGGCACGCTTTATCAATCCACCCAGCTGTATGTTAACAGAATGAACAACAGAAACCTAAAATGGGAAGAAACAGAATCTTATAACCTAGGTTTGGACTTTTCCATTCTCAAAAACATATTGGAAGGTAACATTGAAACATATATATCAACAACAAGCAACCTGCTTGTGCAACGAAGTTTACCGGATATTTTAGGTTTTAGCAATGTCTGGGATAATCTTGGCGAAGTAAAAAACAAAGGCATTGAAATCACTTTAACTTCCAATAATATCAAAAGGGAAAATTTTTCATGGAGTACGAGCGGAAATTTCACTACTAACAGTAATAAAATAGTGAGTTTGTATGGAACCATGGAGGACGTTCTGGATGAAAACGGCAATGTTATCGGACAAAAAGAGGCAGACGACATCTCCAATGGTTGGTTTATTGGCAGAGCTATTGGCGAAGTTTGGGATTACAGGGTCTTGGGTGTTTGGCAGGAAAATGAAGCTGAGGAAGCTTCAAAATATGGCGTAAGGCCTGGGGATTTTAAGGTTTACGATAAAAATGGAGATTACCAGTATACCAATGATGACAAGGAGTTTATTGGCCAATACCGTCCCAAAATAAGATGGTCTATTCGTAACAAATTCACTTTTTTCAAATATTTCGATGCTTCATTTATGCTTTATGCTTCTTCAGGGCACATAAACACCTATAATCAAGCAAAAAACAACTCTGGATTCCTGGATAGAAATAACTCTTTTGTTCAAACATATTGGACTCCTGAAAACCCTGTAAACGATTATGCAAGGTTATACTCGAGCAATGGAAGTGCTAATTTCAACATTTACAGATCCAAAAACTTCATTCGTTTAGATAACATTTCATTAGCATACTCTGCTCCTAAATCACTTGCAGAAAAATTGAAGCTTAATCGTTTCAAAGCATATATGACCGTACGGAACGTGGCAGTCTTCTCCCCTGATTGGGTTTATTGGGATCCAGAAAATAGTGGCCCTACCCCTAGGTCATTTACTTTGGGAATTGACATTACATTATAA
- a CDS encoding RNA polymerase sigma factor produces the protein MRPLKDHGEKELILLLRQGDIFAFDELYFRYINHLMAFAVSYIKDPIEAEEAVQEVFIRIWENRGRLDSNKSFRAYLFKSVKNSLINLIRDSHEKLQLDDAPDTAVIIESKAINNLVFEELEIKVLHLISELPEVQQQVFKLSKLEGLSNAQIAKKLNLSKRTIEHHIYLATKNLKSQLLKSTGITSLFLIHLFT, from the coding sequence ATGAGACCCTTAAAAGACCATGGTGAAAAAGAGTTAATATTACTACTTAGACAAGGAGATATCTTTGCTTTTGATGAACTGTATTTTAGATATATCAATCATCTCATGGCATTTGCCGTATCCTATATTAAGGATCCCATTGAAGCGGAAGAAGCTGTTCAGGAGGTATTTATTAGAATTTGGGAAAACAGGGGAAGGCTAGATTCAAACAAAAGTTTCAGGGCATACTTATTTAAATCTGTCAAAAACAGTTTGATCAATTTAATTCGGGATAGTCATGAAAAGTTACAACTAGATGATGCTCCAGATACAGCAGTAATCATTGAAAGCAAGGCAATCAATAATTTGGTATTTGAAGAACTTGAAATTAAGGTTTTACATTTAATTTCAGAATTACCTGAAGTACAGCAACAAGTTTTCAAGCTCAGTAAACTGGAGGGTTTGTCAAATGCTCAAATTGCTAAAAAGCTGAATTTATCAAAAAGGACGATTGAGCACCATATTTACTTGGCCACCAAAAATTTAAAAAGTCAACTTTTAAAGAGTACTGGGATCACTTCCTTATTCCTAATACATTTATTTACCTGA